In Streptomyces sclerotialus, one genomic interval encodes:
- a CDS encoding SSI family serine proteinase inhibitor, translated as MPKNPSLRKRRIRAALLSVAAVGLLPLTAAAAPAAAGPTQAASREASIAIHAGQGTGGPVIARATLRCFPVGGSHPRPHSACRSLARVNGDFQKLPPLNRNCPKIHRPVTVVAKSIWQGNATFIVRGYPNLCTAAADSAGIFDLGRRAHG; from the coding sequence ATGCCGAAGAACCCGTCCCTGCGCAAGAGACGCATCCGCGCCGCCCTGCTCTCCGTCGCCGCCGTCGGCCTGCTGCCCCTCACGGCGGCCGCGGCGCCGGCCGCCGCCGGCCCCACGCAGGCGGCGTCCCGCGAGGCGAGCATCGCCATCCATGCGGGCCAGGGCACCGGCGGCCCGGTGATCGCCCGGGCGACCCTCCGCTGCTTCCCCGTCGGCGGCAGCCACCCCCGCCCGCACTCGGCCTGCCGGTCGCTGGCGCGGGTGAACGGCGACTTTCAGAAGCTGCCGCCGTTGAACCGCAACTGTCCGAAGATCCACCGGCCGGTGACGGTCGTCGCGAAGAGCATCTGGCAGGGCAACGCCACGTTCATCGTCCGCGGCTACCCCAACCTGTGCACCGCCGCCGCGGACAGCGCCGGCATCTTCGACCTCGGCCGGCGCGCCCACGGCTGA
- a CDS encoding DUF3039 domain-containing protein, with protein MSTPLEPERGAGTGTLVEPTPQVSNGDGDHERFAHYVQKDKIMASALDGTPVVALCGKVWVPGRDPKKYPVCPMCKEIYESMGAGGDKDKGGKDGGKK; from the coding sequence ATGAGCACTCCCCTTGAGCCCGAGCGCGGGGCAGGTACCGGCACCCTCGTGGAGCCGACGCCACAGGTGTCGAACGGCGACGGTGACCACGAGCGCTTCGCCCATTACGTCCAGAAGGACAAGATCATGGCGAGCGCGCTGGACGGTACGCCCGTCGTCGCGCTCTGCGGCAAGGTCTGGGTTCCGGGCCGCGACCCGAAGAAGTACCCGGTCTGCCCCATGTGCAAGGAGATCTACGAGTCCATGGGCGCCGGTGGCGACAAGGACAAGGGCGGCAAGGACGGCGGCAAGAAGTAA
- a CDS encoding YqgE/AlgH family protein — protein MTEVSSLTGRLLVATPALADPNFDRAVVLLLDHDEEGSLGVVLNRPTPVGVADILQPWAALAGEPGVVFQGGPVSLDSALGVAVVPGEAGEHEGAAVADGAGTDGDGPSPSSRLRSNRGDPIGWRRVHGAIGLVDLEAPPELLSAELGSLRIFAGYAGWGPGQLEEELAEGAWYVVESEPGDVSSPSPEHLWRAVLRRQRNELAMVATYPDDPSLN, from the coding sequence ATGACCGAGGTGTCCTCGCTCACAGGCCGGCTGCTCGTCGCGACCCCGGCGCTCGCCGACCCCAACTTCGACCGGGCCGTCGTGCTGCTCCTCGACCACGACGAGGAGGGCTCGCTCGGCGTGGTCCTGAACCGTCCCACACCCGTCGGTGTGGCGGACATCCTCCAGCCCTGGGCCGCCCTGGCCGGCGAGCCGGGCGTGGTCTTCCAGGGCGGACCGGTCTCGCTGGACTCCGCGCTCGGCGTCGCGGTGGTGCCGGGCGAGGCGGGCGAGCACGAGGGCGCCGCGGTCGCGGACGGCGCCGGGACCGACGGCGACGGCCCTTCCCCGAGTTCCCGGCTGCGCTCGAACAGGGGAGACCCCATCGGCTGGCGCCGCGTCCACGGCGCGATCGGCCTGGTCGACCTGGAGGCCCCGCCCGAGCTGCTCTCCGCCGAGCTCGGCTCCCTGCGGATCTTCGCAGGCTACGCGGGCTGGGGCCCGGGCCAGCTGGAGGAGGAGCTGGCGGAAGGCGCCTGGTACGTCGTCGAGTCCGAACCGGGCGACGTGTCGTCCCCGTCCCCTGAGCACCTCTGGCGCGCCGTCCTCCGCCGGCAGCGCAACGAACTCGCGATGGTGGCGACGTACCCGGACGACCCTTCGCTGAACTGA
- the murA gene encoding UDP-N-acetylglucosamine 1-carboxyvinyltransferase has translation MTDDVLLVHGGTPLEGEIKVRGAKNLVPKAMVAALLGSEPSRLRNVPDIRDVRVVRGLLQLHGVTVRPGDESGELILDPSHVESANVADIDAHAGSSRIPILFCGPLLHRLGHAFIPGLGGCDIGGRPVDFHFDVLRQFGAVIEKRADGQYLEAPQRLRGCKIRLPYPSVGSTEQVLLTAVLAEGVTELSNAAVEPEIEDLICVLQKMGAIISMDTDRTIRITGVDKLGGYNHRALPDRLEAASWASAALATEGQVYVRGASQREMMTFLNTYRRVGGAFEVDDDGIRFWHPGGPLSAIALETDVHPGFQTDWQQPLVVALTQASGLSIVHETVYESRLGFTSALNQMGAHIQLYRECLGGSACRFGQRNFLHSAVVSGPTKLQGADLVIPDLRGGFSYLIAALAAQGTSRVHGIDLINRGYENFMDKLVSLGANVELPNGPKQS, from the coding sequence ATGACCGACGACGTTTTGCTTGTCCACGGCGGCACCCCGCTGGAGGGCGAGATCAAGGTCCGCGGCGCGAAGAACCTCGTGCCCAAGGCCATGGTCGCCGCGCTGCTCGGCAGCGAGCCGAGCCGGCTGCGCAACGTGCCCGACATCCGCGACGTGCGCGTGGTGCGCGGCCTGCTGCAGCTGCACGGCGTGACCGTACGACCGGGCGACGAGTCCGGAGAGCTGATCCTCGACCCGTCGCACGTGGAGAGCGCCAACGTCGCGGACATCGACGCGCACGCCGGGTCCTCGCGCATCCCGATCCTCTTCTGCGGCCCGCTGCTGCACCGCCTCGGGCACGCCTTCATCCCGGGCCTGGGCGGCTGCGACATCGGCGGCCGGCCGGTCGACTTCCACTTCGACGTGCTGCGCCAGTTCGGCGCGGTCATCGAGAAGCGCGCGGACGGCCAGTACCTGGAGGCCCCGCAGCGGCTGCGAGGCTGCAAGATCCGGCTGCCGTACCCGTCCGTCGGCTCGACGGAGCAGGTACTGCTGACCGCCGTGCTGGCGGAGGGCGTCACCGAGCTGTCCAACGCCGCGGTGGAGCCGGAGATCGAGGACCTGATCTGCGTCCTGCAGAAAATGGGCGCGATCATCTCCATGGACACCGACCGGACCATCCGGATCACCGGCGTCGACAAGCTCGGCGGCTACAACCACCGGGCGCTCCCGGACCGCCTGGAGGCCGCCTCCTGGGCGTCCGCCGCGCTGGCCACCGAGGGCCAGGTCTACGTACGCGGTGCCTCGCAGCGCGAGATGATGACCTTCCTGAACACCTACCGCCGGGTCGGTGGCGCCTTCGAGGTCGACGACGACGGCATCCGCTTCTGGCACCCGGGCGGCCCGCTGAGCGCCATCGCGCTGGAGACCGACGTGCACCCCGGTTTCCAGACCGACTGGCAGCAGCCCCTGGTGGTCGCGCTGACCCAGGCGTCCGGCCTGTCGATCGTCCACGAGACGGTGTACGAGTCCCGGCTCGGCTTCACCTCCGCGCTGAACCAGATGGGCGCGCACATCCAGCTCTACCGCGAGTGCCTGGGCGGCTCCGCCTGCCGCTTCGGCCAGCGCAACTTCCTGCACTCCGCCGTCGTCAGCGGCCCCACCAAGCTCCAGGGCGCCGACCTGGTCATCCCCGACCTGCGCGGCGGCTTCTCGTACCTGATCGCGGCGCTGGCGGCACAGGGCACGTCCCGCGTCCACGGCATCGACCTGATCAACCGCGGCTACGAGAACTTCATGGACAAGCTGGTGTCGCTCGGCGCCAACGTGGAGCTTCCGAACGGCCCGAAGCAGAGCTGA
- a CDS encoding HU family DNA-binding protein, protein MNRSELVAALADRAEVTRKDADAVLAAFAETVGEIVAKGDEKVTIPGFLTFERTHRAARTARNPQTGDPIQIPAGYSVKVSAGSKLKEAAKGK, encoded by the coding sequence ATGAACCGCAGTGAGCTGGTGGCCGCTCTGGCCGACCGTGCCGAGGTGACCCGCAAGGACGCCGACGCCGTTCTGGCCGCTTTCGCCGAGACCGTCGGCGAGATCGTTGCCAAGGGCGACGAGAAGGTCACCATCCCCGGCTTCCTCACCTTCGAGCGCACCCACCGTGCCGCTCGCACCGCGCGCAACCCGCAGACCGGCGACCCGATCCAGATCCCGGCCGGCTACAGCGTGAAGGTCTCCGCGGGCTCCAAGCTCAAGGAAGCCGCCAAGGGCAAGTGA
- a CDS encoding NAD-dependent malic enzyme, whose protein sequence is MATAPSVSYSMTVRLEVPASGTAVSQLTTAVESSGGSVTGLDVTASGHEKLRIDVTIAATSTSHADEIVQKLREIEGVSLGKVSDRTFLMHLGGKIEMSSKHPIRNRDDLSMVYTPGVARVCQAIADNPEDARRLTIKRNSVAVVTDGSAVLGLGNIGPKAALPVMEGKAALFKRFAGIDAWPICLDTQDSDAIVEIVKAIAPGFAGINLEDISAPRCFEIEARLREALDIPVFHDDQHGTAIVVLAALTNALRVVGKAIGDVRVVMSGAGAAGTAILKLLLAAGVKHAVVADIHGVVHAGRDDLVSADPDSALRWIADNTNPEGVTGTLKQAVVGADVFIGVSAPNVLAAEDVSRMADGAIVFALANPDPEVDPAEARQTAAVVATGRSDFPNQINNVLVFPGVFRGLLDAQSRTVNEEMMLAAAGALADVVLEDELNANYIIPSVFNDKVAGAVAGAVRDAAQAAGAAVTATTTA, encoded by the coding sequence ATGGCAACGGCGCCTAGCGTCTCGTATTCGATGACGGTGCGACTGGAAGTTCCCGCGAGCGGCACCGCCGTCAGCCAGCTCACCACGGCCGTGGAGTCCTCCGGCGGGTCGGTCACCGGCCTCGACGTGACCGCTTCCGGCCACGAGAAACTCCGGATCGACGTCACCATCGCCGCGACGTCCACCTCGCACGCGGACGAGATCGTCCAGAAGCTGCGCGAGATCGAGGGCGTGTCGCTCGGCAAGGTCTCCGACCGTACGTTCCTGATGCACCTCGGCGGCAAGATCGAGATGTCGTCGAAGCACCCGATCCGCAACCGTGACGACCTGTCGATGGTCTACACGCCCGGTGTCGCCCGGGTCTGCCAGGCCATCGCCGACAACCCCGAGGACGCCCGCCGCCTGACCATCAAGCGCAACAGCGTCGCGGTGGTCACCGACGGCTCCGCCGTGCTCGGCCTGGGCAACATCGGCCCCAAGGCCGCGCTGCCCGTCATGGAGGGCAAGGCGGCCCTCTTCAAGCGCTTCGCGGGCATCGACGCCTGGCCGATCTGCCTGGACACCCAGGACTCCGACGCCATCGTGGAGATCGTCAAGGCCATCGCCCCAGGCTTCGCGGGCATCAACCTGGAGGACATCTCCGCGCCCCGCTGCTTCGAGATCGAGGCCCGGCTGCGCGAGGCCCTGGACATCCCGGTCTTCCACGACGACCAGCACGGCACCGCCATCGTGGTGCTCGCGGCCCTGACCAACGCGCTGCGCGTGGTCGGCAAGGCCATCGGCGACGTGCGCGTGGTGATGTCCGGCGCGGGCGCCGCCGGTACGGCCATCCTCAAGCTGCTGCTCGCCGCCGGCGTCAAGCACGCCGTCGTCGCCGACATCCACGGCGTGGTGCACGCGGGCCGCGACGACCTGGTCTCCGCCGACCCCGACTCGGCGCTGCGCTGGATCGCCGACAACACCAACCCCGAAGGCGTCACCGGCACGCTCAAGCAGGCCGTGGTCGGCGCTGACGTGTTCATCGGCGTCTCCGCCCCGAACGTACTGGCCGCCGAGGACGTGTCCCGGATGGCCGACGGCGCGATCGTCTTCGCACTCGCCAACCCCGACCCGGAGGTCGACCCGGCCGAGGCCCGGCAGACCGCCGCCGTCGTGGCCACGGGCCGCTCGGACTTCCCGAACCAGATCAACAACGTGCTGGTCTTCCCGGGTGTCTTCCGCGGCCTGCTGGACGCGCAGTCGCGTACGGTCAACGAGGAGATGATGCTGGCCGCGGCCGGTGCGCTCGCGGACGTCGTCCTGGAGGACGAGCTGAACGCGAACTACATCATCCCCAGCGTCTTCAACGACAAGGTGGCCGGCGCGGTCGCCGGAGCCGTCCGGGACGCCGCTCAGGCCGCCGGTGCGGCTGTGACGGCGACCACCACCGCCTGA